The following are encoded in a window of Gemmatimonadota bacterium genomic DNA:
- a CDS encoding sulfatase, which yields MSKKSPNIILINCDDLGYADIGCYGSTLNKTPALDRLAEQGIRFTDFYAAAPVCTPSRAAMLAGAYPRRLNMHAFDVRKIDGSGEVIEKRGVLFPGQAEGLNPQEKTIASVLKGGGYTTKVIGKWHVGDQPEFLPAHYGFDSWFGIPYSNDMGLQTRRPGVAWAEHIEVPLPLMRDSVVVQEQPDQTSITERYTEEAVTFIRENAGRPFFLYFAHTYVHNPLFVPEVFEKQSENGVLGAAVAHIDWSLAMLEYELERCGLTDDTLIIFVSDNGGASKSVNTPLRGFKGSTWEGGQRVNCIMKWPARIPAGTICNEISTMMDFLPTFADITGADIEDGVIRDGHTMLGLMTQEAGASSGYKEFLYFKEGNLDAIRSGDYKLHLHLKELYDLDADIGETDNKYDEVPDVVQKLEDAAELARVDLGDDITGVTGANQRPCGRVENPKPLTTYDPNHPYIVALYDMSE from the coding sequence ATGTCAAAAAAGAGTCCGAACATCATCCTCATAAATTGCGATGATTTAGGATACGCCGATATCGGCTGTTATGGATCAACGCTCAACAAAACACCAGCACTCGACCGGTTGGCCGAACAAGGCATACGGTTCACCGATTTCTACGCTGCCGCTCCAGTATGCACCCCTTCCAGAGCTGCAATGCTGGCTGGGGCATACCCTCGAAGGCTCAACATGCATGCTTTCGACGTTCGAAAAATCGATGGTTCAGGAGAGGTCATCGAAAAACGTGGGGTGTTGTTTCCTGGGCAGGCAGAGGGGTTGAACCCCCAGGAGAAGACGATTGCGTCGGTGTTGAAGGGAGGTGGGTACACAACAAAAGTCATCGGAAAGTGGCATGTGGGCGATCAACCTGAGTTTTTACCTGCTCATTATGGTTTCGATTCCTGGTTTGGGATACCGTATAGCAACGACATGGGGCTTCAAACTCGGAGGCCCGGAGTCGCGTGGGCAGAACATATTGAGGTTCCTCTTCCGCTCATGCGAGATAGCGTGGTGGTACAGGAACAGCCCGATCAGACCTCCATTACGGAACGATATACCGAGGAGGCCGTGACGTTTATCAGAGAGAACGCTGGTCGGCCGTTTTTTCTCTATTTCGCGCATACCTATGTACACAACCCATTGTTCGTACCGGAAGTCTTCGAAAAACAATCTGAGAACGGCGTCCTCGGTGCAGCAGTCGCGCATATCGACTGGAGTTTGGCGATGCTCGAATACGAGCTTGAACGGTGCGGATTGACGGACGATACACTCATTATCTTTGTATCCGATAATGGTGGCGCAAGCAAGAGCGTTAATACACCCTTGCGTGGATTCAAGGGATCGACCTGGGAAGGAGGGCAGCGGGTGAACTGCATTATGAAATGGCCTGCACGTATCCCTGCAGGCACCATCTGTAACGAGATCAGCACTATGATGGATTTCCTGCCGACATTCGCTGACATCACTGGAGCCGATATTGAAGATGGCGTCATTCGAGATGGTCATACGATGCTGGGGCTCATGACGCAGGAAGCTGGCGCATCATCTGGATACAAAGAATTTCTGTACTTCAAGGAGGGCAATCTTGATGCGATACGGAGTGGCGACTATAAGCTGCATCTCCATCTCAAAGAGTTGTACGATTTGGATGCCGACATTGGGGAGACGGATAATAAGTACGACGAAGTTCCTGACGTGGTTCAGAAGCTCGAAGATGCAGCGGAATTAGCCCGCGTGGATTTGGGAGACGACATCACGGGCGTTACCGGTGCGAACCAACGTCCCTGTGGTCGGGTGGAAAATCCTAAGCCACTCACGACGTACGATCCCAACCATCCCTATATCGTCGCGTTGTATGATATGTCGGAATAG
- a CDS encoding arylsulfatase, producing the protein MKEPFPGALLVEENRPNVIILLTDDQGYGDLSCHGNPELQTPSMDKLRQESVRLDNFHVAPICTPTRSQLLTGCDALRNGAYSWAYGHECIFPEIPTMADIFRDSGYRTGHFGKWHLGDNYPFRPYDRGFDASIHHKGAAITQTPDYWNNDYFDDHYWDKDEVRQFKGYCTDVWFREAIAFIEECREASAPFFLYLPTNCPHGPHYVPDQYREPYRHLGHKLSSFFGMIANIDENITRLDEFLEENELKENTILMFMTDNGGTAGVEYYNAGMRGSKGTLFEGGHRVPSFIRWPKRNLNHGQDLKQVTQVQDILPTLMALCRLDAPEGFYCDGVDLTSILLGGESETLNERKLVVQFTRRPPVPQKHDACVIWQNWRLISGKELYDIGNDSAQENDISDEFPEIVAELKRHYEAWWQGIEPSIQRVNAFPVGGENTQVVDLCLFDWDDYEGEVNNTPQRSVRQGARIMGDWHIEIEKAGEYTFEMRRWPPEAETAIAGGLDEYRAEDDIFPEGISLPITKAILAVEGQNREIAVGQNDATVSATLSLEKGKTTIRSVFCDKDDEVLCGVYYLRVCC; encoded by the coding sequence ATGAAAGAACCGTTTCCGGGAGCTTTACTCGTGGAAGAGAATAGACCAAACGTAATTATTCTTCTCACCGATGATCAAGGCTACGGTGACTTGTCCTGCCATGGCAATCCGGAACTTCAAACGCCATCTATGGACAAGCTACGTCAAGAAAGTGTCCGCCTGGACAACTTCCATGTGGCGCCGATCTGTACGCCTACGCGCAGTCAGTTGCTTACGGGATGTGATGCTTTGCGCAACGGTGCATACTCCTGGGCTTATGGGCATGAGTGCATTTTTCCTGAGATCCCAACGATGGCCGACATTTTCAGGGATAGTGGTTATCGGACCGGGCATTTTGGAAAATGGCATCTCGGCGACAATTATCCCTTTCGTCCGTATGATCGCGGTTTTGATGCGTCGATCCACCACAAAGGTGCGGCCATTACGCAGACGCCGGATTACTGGAACAACGACTATTTCGATGATCACTATTGGGATAAAGACGAGGTGAGACAATTTAAGGGGTATTGCACCGATGTGTGGTTTCGTGAAGCCATTGCCTTTATAGAGGAATGCCGCGAGGCTTCGGCGCCATTCTTTCTCTACCTTCCTACAAATTGTCCTCATGGTCCTCACTATGTTCCCGACCAATACCGTGAACCGTATCGGCATTTGGGACATAAACTGTCCAGCTTTTTTGGTATGATTGCCAATATAGATGAGAATATCACTCGGCTAGACGAGTTCCTGGAAGAAAATGAACTGAAAGAGAATACGATCTTGATGTTCATGACCGACAATGGCGGTACGGCAGGTGTGGAATACTACAATGCAGGTATGCGGGGCAGCAAGGGCACGCTTTTCGAAGGCGGTCATCGCGTCCCGAGTTTTATCCGCTGGCCAAAGAGGAACCTCAATCATGGCCAGGATCTAAAGCAAGTGACCCAAGTTCAAGATATTCTGCCCACATTAATGGCACTGTGTAGACTCGATGCACCCGAAGGTTTTTACTGCGATGGCGTGGACTTGACCTCGATCCTTCTCGGCGGTGAGAGCGAAACACTCAACGAACGGAAACTTGTGGTCCAGTTCACCAGGCGTCCGCCCGTGCCGCAAAAACATGATGCGTGTGTTATCTGGCAGAATTGGAGACTTATTTCCGGGAAGGAGTTGTACGATATCGGGAACGACTCCGCCCAGGAGAATGACATTTCGGATGAATTTCCTGAAATAGTGGCTGAGCTAAAGAGACACTATGAAGCATGGTGGCAAGGTATTGAACCGAGTATCCAGCGAGTGAACGCGTTTCCTGTGGGTGGTGAGAATACGCAAGTTGTCGATTTGTGTCTCTTTGACTGGGATGATTACGAAGGTGAGGTAAATAATACGCCTCAGCGTTCTGTTCGCCAGGGAGCTCGCATCATGGGCGATTGGCACATTGAGATCGAGAAAGCAGGTGAGTACACCTTTGAGATGCGTCGCTGGCCGCCTGAAGCAGAGACCGCCATCGCAGGCGGATTGGATGAATACCGAGCGGAAGATGACATCTTTCCAGAAGGTATAAGCTTGCCGATAACGAAGGCAATACTCGCCGTGGAGGGACAGAATAGAGAGATAGCCGTCGGGCAGAACGACGCAACTGTAAGTGCTACTTTGAGCCTGGAAAAGGGCAAAACGACTATACGCTCTGTTTTTTGTGATAAGGACGATGAGGTGCTATGTGGGGTCTATTATCTAAGGGTCTGTTGTT
- a CDS encoding phytanoyl-CoA dioxygenase family protein codes for MSEFYIPEDAEAQFEERGYFVVRNLISAQAVEAVRSELERVIAEKPEGFRLTTDRADDTGVDGDAAVWAVGDRDLHSRVLWEEWLTAENVIAMNQRFLGENVRVQGTRFFTKQARIGESVPWHQDIWLWERDASRGIRLHKREHFNCWVALETVDLENGCLHVMPGAHKGDVIEHVQYDGLHPEIPRELLKDKTPEPVPLGPGDAVVWHAHMWHMSPPNPSDRTRWGGVMITFRDEMAEKANQADRGMLIRNGMACSYPGPIR; via the coding sequence ATGAGTGAGTTTTATATCCCCGAAGATGCAGAGGCGCAGTTTGAAGAGCGCGGTTATTTTGTGGTTCGAAATCTGATTTCAGCCCAAGCAGTTGAGGCCGTGCGAAGTGAACTTGAACGGGTCATCGCAGAAAAGCCGGAAGGATTCAGATTGACCACTGATCGCGCAGATGACACAGGTGTTGACGGTGATGCGGCGGTATGGGCTGTGGGCGATCGGGACCTTCATAGCCGGGTGCTTTGGGAGGAGTGGTTGACAGCAGAGAATGTGATTGCAATGAACCAACGCTTTCTGGGTGAGAATGTTCGCGTGCAAGGCACGCGTTTTTTTACGAAGCAGGCTCGAATCGGCGAATCGGTTCCCTGGCACCAGGACATTTGGTTGTGGGAGCGCGATGCCTCGCGTGGCATCAGGCTACACAAGCGCGAACATTTTAATTGTTGGGTGGCTCTGGAGACTGTCGATCTGGAGAATGGGTGTTTACATGTGATGCCAGGCGCCCACAAAGGCGACGTGATCGAACACGTGCAGTATGATGGGTTGCACCCAGAGATTCCGCGTGAGCTTTTAAAGGATAAGACGCCTGAACCTGTGCCCTTGGGACCGGGCGATGCGGTGGTCTGGCATGCGCATATGTGGCATATGAGTCCCCCAAATCCGAGCGATCGCACGCGATGGGGCGGTGTCATGATCACATTTCGCGATGAGATGGCTGAAAAGGCGAATCAGGCCGATCGGGGAATGCTCATCCGCAATGGGATGGCGTGTTCTTATCCAGGACCGATTCGTTGA
- a CDS encoding phytanoyl-CoA dioxygenase family protein, producing MSERILTQEQIDIFHRDGFVVVRHLIHEEMVAGLARDYDRATRDEFDVPAWKDRIAPGKTLQLGNPSLRIPGWEGHEYRQRIVQIGKELLGEDIDYRYDQLIYKPPHSQVELLWHQDAGYGWPGEANHRALTCWLALSKATKEMGSLQFIPGSHLNGIAEHISAKHKNPINNALEVIVDESQAVVVEYEPGDATFHHGRTLHYTSGNTTGEPRRGVSTHLWPPVEK from the coding sequence ATGTCAGAGCGAATTCTGACGCAGGAGCAGATCGATATTTTTCATCGCGATGGGTTTGTTGTGGTGCGGCACCTGATTCATGAAGAGATGGTTGCTGGACTGGCACGAGATTATGATCGGGCGACTCGTGATGAGTTTGATGTGCCGGCCTGGAAGGACCGCATTGCACCGGGTAAGACGCTGCAACTTGGCAATCCTTCATTGAGGATACCTGGGTGGGAAGGTCATGAATATCGACAGCGCATTGTGCAGATAGGAAAGGAGTTGCTGGGTGAGGATATTGACTATCGGTACGATCAGTTAATTTACAAACCACCTCACTCTCAGGTGGAATTATTGTGGCACCAGGATGCGGGATATGGTTGGCCGGGTGAAGCGAACCATCGGGCGCTGACGTGCTGGCTGGCTTTGTCTAAGGCGACAAAGGAAATGGGGTCTTTACAGTTTATTCCCGGCAGTCACTTGAATGGGATTGCAGAACACATCAGTGCGAAACACAAAAATCCGATTAACAATGCACTGGAAGTGATTGTGGACGAAAGCCAGGCCGTGGTGGTAGAGTATGAACCGGGTGATGCAACCTTTCACCACGGACGGACCCTGCACTATACGAGTGGGAATACAACAGGTGAACCCAGGCGTGGGGTGTCGACGCATTTGTGGCCCCCCGTAGAAAAGTAA
- a CDS encoding mandelate racemase/muconate lactonizing enzyme family protein, translating to MQITDVKTTVLSMPHLSGIQDATIRHLEQGRTQCFVHIVTDEGLEGLGTGGGARAAREIIEGSFKPILVGQDPLNIEQLWDDMFWRIRGVGRKGLAFCALSAVDIALWDLKAKYYQTPLYKLLGPYTDTVPVYGSGGWTHFSVDELIAEQASYVERGMKSVKMKVGKDFGQSEGEDVARLSAVRKALGDDIEILIDANNGYYAKQAIRMAQAFEEYNIGWFEEPVLADDIEGLAAIARATTIPIATGEHEYTKYGFKDLIARGGADIVQPDVGRVGGITEWMKVAHLAHAFNLPVAPHAYQLIHLHLSCATPNLRIVEYLGMVEEADRITYTEFSEPVNGVWSPNPDKPGLGLELDPEAVKQYAV from the coding sequence GTGCAAATTACAGATGTAAAAACAACCGTTCTGTCGATGCCTCATCTATCAGGCATCCAGGACGCCACCATTCGTCACCTTGAACAGGGCAGAACACAGTGCTTTGTCCACATCGTCACCGATGAGGGATTGGAAGGGTTGGGCACCGGAGGGGGCGCACGGGCCGCCCGCGAGATCATCGAAGGGTCGTTCAAACCCATTCTGGTGGGTCAGGACCCACTCAACATCGAACAATTGTGGGACGACATGTTCTGGCGCATACGCGGTGTGGGCCGCAAAGGCCTGGCCTTTTGCGCCCTTTCAGCAGTCGATATTGCCCTGTGGGACTTGAAAGCCAAGTATTATCAAACCCCTCTCTACAAACTGCTCGGCCCTTATACGGACACCGTCCCAGTTTACGGTAGCGGCGGTTGGACCCACTTCAGCGTAGATGAATTAATTGCCGAACAGGCCAGCTATGTAGAACGCGGCATGAAGTCCGTGAAAATGAAGGTCGGCAAAGATTTTGGTCAAAGTGAGGGTGAAGATGTGGCGCGACTATCTGCGGTGCGGAAAGCACTGGGCGATGACATAGAGATTCTCATCGACGCAAATAATGGGTACTACGCCAAACAAGCCATTCGCATGGCTCAGGCGTTTGAGGAATACAACATCGGCTGGTTTGAAGAACCCGTGCTGGCTGATGACATCGAAGGCCTGGCCGCCATTGCTCGTGCCACCACGATTCCCATCGCAACTGGCGAACACGAGTACACCAAATACGGCTTTAAAGACCTCATCGCCCGGGGCGGAGCAGATATCGTCCAACCCGATGTAGGCCGAGTCGGCGGCATCACCGAATGGATGAAAGTGGCACACCTCGCCCACGCCTTCAACCTGCCCGTTGCGCCACATGCCTACCAGCTCATCCACCTGCACCTATCTTGCGCGACCCCAAATCTGCGAATTGTGGAATACCTCGGCATGGTGGAAGAAGCCGACCGGATAACCTACACAGAATTTTCCGAGCCGGTCAATGGCGTCTGGTCGCCCAATCCCGACAAACCCGGTCTGGGCCTGGAACTGGACCCCGAGGCAGTGAAGCAATACGCAGTATAG
- a CDS encoding sulfatase has protein sequence MSKSIDDDLKERPNILIIFTDDQGYADLGCFGNKKNKTPRLDQLAKEGTRFTSFYAQPVCGPSRSALLTGRYPVRSKGWGMPASEITFAELMKPAGYQTACVGKWDVSNRKEIIERMPNAQGFDYYYGTLGANDNGYIKFHENNKAVGETEDMSCTIRLYTDKAIDFLENFRDPNKPFVLYLAHTMLHTIIDASPEFKGKSAGGLYGDVVEELDHETGRLLDKLDTLGLRDNTLVIYTTDNGPWCQSKYYENKKGHPEGSIFWGDPGPLRAGKGSAYEAGSRVPCIVRWPGKVPAGRTSDALWATIDLMPTFTALSGTKPPMDRVIDGIDQTALLLGQAEEGRETFIYDQVGEGDANMGVGIRKENWKLLLPGRKPEQDHRFLMDFGTNGLELYDLDRDIGEKNNVADDHPEVVKELRETLDSFKKGAKE, from the coding sequence ATGAGTAAGTCGATAGATGATGATCTCAAAGAACGTCCGAATATTCTGATTATTTTTACCGATGATCAGGGATATGCGGATCTGGGCTGTTTTGGAAACAAAAAGAACAAGACACCGCGACTGGATCAACTGGCGAAAGAGGGCACGCGCTTCACCAGCTTTTACGCCCAGCCGGTGTGCGGTCCGTCGCGGTCGGCATTGCTCACTGGTCGCTATCCGGTCCGCAGTAAGGGCTGGGGGATGCCCGCCAGTGAGATTACTTTTGCCGAGCTGATGAAACCCGCAGGATACCAGACAGCCTGCGTCGGTAAGTGGGATGTCTCGAACAGGAAGGAAATTATCGAGCGCATGCCGAACGCGCAGGGGTTTGATTATTATTACGGTACTCTTGGCGCAAACGACAACGGATATATAAAGTTTCACGAGAATAACAAAGCGGTTGGTGAAACTGAAGACATGAGCTGTACGATTCGCCTGTACACCGATAAAGCGATTGATTTTCTGGAGAATTTCCGAGATCCGAACAAGCCGTTTGTGCTCTATCTGGCGCATACGATGTTGCACACAATCATCGATGCATCTCCTGAGTTTAAGGGAAAATCGGCTGGCGGGCTATATGGGGATGTGGTTGAAGAGTTAGACCATGAGACCGGACGTTTGCTCGACAAGCTGGACACACTGGGGCTGCGCGACAACACACTGGTGATCTATACTACGGATAACGGACCGTGGTGCCAATCAAAGTACTATGAAAACAAGAAAGGCCACCCAGAGGGTTCCATCTTTTGGGGCGATCCCGGGCCGTTGCGCGCCGGTAAGGGATCAGCTTATGAAGCTGGATCTCGTGTGCCCTGTATTGTCCGTTGGCCGGGTAAAGTCCCGGCTGGGCGCACCTCGGATGCGCTCTGGGCCACGATTGATTTAATGCCGACTTTTACCGCACTATCAGGTACCAAACCACCGATGGATCGCGTGATTGACGGCATTGATCAGACCGCATTGCTTTTGGGGCAAGCCGAAGAAGGCCGAGAAACCTTTATCTATGATCAAGTGGGAGAAGGCGATGCCAATATGGGCGTCGGTATTAGAAAGGAAAATTGGAAGTTGCTGCTTCCTGGGCGAAAACCAGAACAAGACCATCGATTTCTGATGGATTTTGGAACAAATGGGCTGGAGTTATACGATCTGGATCGCGACATTGGCGAAAAGAACAATGTCGCAGACGATCATCCTGAAGTTGTGAAAGAACTCCGTGAAACCTTAGACAGTTTTAAAAAAGGTGCAAAGGAATGA
- a CDS encoding phytanoyl-CoA dioxygenase family protein: MSVSEIIESHVEQMKAEGWCLVEGVIPEDQVDSLCDHVQEGHKNGLKYYEEIGGSLVFQSDAEGKPHRNAVSFIPGLAAYFGDERVVGIAKALLDPHHIRIAQTEFKTRQPGERKMDHRGWHSDFPHDLTDRERAGAFIMPFPNVVAGITALWMLSDFSPENGGTWVVPRSHRDLRNPRSHLDPRNPPEVHDDIPIKQSIPGEIQLEGKAGSVVMIDSRIWHTAGNNPSDEPRVTMLTRYSPWWMNLEFGGRNQAMVPREIYERFPEEVKLLYKHRVEGEANPIQRY, translated from the coding sequence ATGTCTGTATCTGAAATAATCGAATCTCATGTTGAGCAAATGAAAGCAGAGGGCTGGTGTTTGGTCGAAGGGGTGATTCCTGAGGATCAGGTCGATTCTCTTTGTGATCATGTGCAGGAGGGTCATAAAAATGGGCTGAAGTATTATGAAGAGATCGGTGGTTCACTTGTGTTTCAATCTGACGCAGAGGGCAAACCTCATAGAAATGCAGTTTCGTTTATTCCCGGTCTTGCAGCTTATTTTGGCGATGAACGCGTGGTGGGCATTGCAAAGGCACTGTTGGATCCGCATCACATACGTATTGCACAGACGGAGTTTAAGACACGGCAACCCGGTGAGCGAAAGATGGATCACCGGGGGTGGCATTCAGATTTTCCACACGATTTGACAGACCGAGAACGGGCAGGTGCTTTTATAATGCCGTTTCCCAATGTGGTGGCAGGGATTACGGCATTATGGATGTTGTCGGATTTTTCACCAGAGAATGGTGGCACCTGGGTGGTGCCTCGCAGTCATCGGGATTTGCGGAATCCGCGGAGTCACTTGGACCCGCGCAATCCGCCAGAAGTGCACGATGATATTCCGATCAAGCAATCGATCCCGGGCGAGATTCAGCTGGAAGGAAAAGCAGGGAGTGTCGTGATGATCGATAGTCGAATCTGGCATACGGCGGGAAATAATCCGAGCGATGAACCGCGAGTGACGATGCTGACGCGGTATTCGCCATGGTGGATGAATCTGGAATTTGGGGGGCGTAATCAGGCAATGGTGCCGAGGGAGATTTATGAAAGGTTTCCTGAGGAAGTAAAGTTGCTGTATAAGCATCGGGTTGAGGGGGAGGCGAATCCTATTCAGCGATATTAA
- a CDS encoding phytanoyl-CoA dioxygenase family protein, whose protein sequence is MSKHLNLDERLRVPYSIGTGIPKGGDAEIEGYVQSLRTQGFCVIERVIPKDQIDAVRESVHRGRELLQQDREAERRKRIEIERQRDPDAEIDDSPERFERWREDPVRPPMAPHAELCDIARCETFAEYLAEPRVLRVARAMLDTHIRILQTEVNKSSRPAKKPLSEQQLKHRGWHSDWPHDLSAYGPNSEHPWKHCGAVTQPFPDVCMALSTVWYLGPEDVTPFNGGTWIVPGSHKDPRNPRGPDDGIDARASIPGEFQVSAPAGSVFMQDTRSWHSTGLNQSEHERTAVVCRYAPWWLSGNEFGNLHSGGHTLRTYVPREVFARFSPELKLLYRHLAEGEEDVLQPENQHKALRARFVDQPELRHPDRIGDNSHIVAGDMSVEEWERSRGESAR, encoded by the coding sequence ATGTCAAAACACTTAAATTTAGATGAGCGGCTGCGCGTCCCTTACTCCATCGGCACGGGCATTCCCAAAGGGGGCGATGCAGAGATTGAGGGATATGTGCAATCGCTGCGAACCCAGGGGTTCTGCGTCATCGAGCGGGTGATTCCCAAAGATCAGATCGACGCGGTGCGCGAGAGTGTGCACCGGGGTCGCGAGCTGTTGCAACAGGACCGCGAGGCGGAGCGCCGCAAGCGCATAGAGATAGAGCGTCAGAGAGACCCCGATGCCGAGATCGACGACAGCCCTGAGCGCTTCGAAAGATGGCGCGAGGACCCGGTGCGGCCACCTATGGCACCGCACGCCGAACTGTGCGATATCGCGCGGTGCGAGACCTTCGCCGAGTACCTCGCGGAGCCTCGCGTACTGCGGGTTGCCAGAGCCATGCTCGATACGCACATTCGTATTTTGCAGACGGAGGTCAACAAGTCGTCGCGACCGGCTAAGAAACCGCTATCCGAGCAGCAGCTTAAGCACCGCGGTTGGCATTCTGACTGGCCACACGATCTGAGCGCGTATGGGCCAAACAGCGAGCATCCCTGGAAGCACTGCGGCGCAGTCACCCAGCCCTTCCCCGACGTCTGCATGGCACTATCCACGGTCTGGTACCTCGGTCCGGAAGACGTTACCCCGTTCAACGGCGGCACGTGGATCGTGCCGGGGTCGCACAAAGACCCGCGTAACCCGCGAGGTCCCGACGACGGCATCGACGCGCGTGCGTCAATTCCAGGAGAATTCCAGGTCTCTGCCCCGGCGGGCTCGGTTTTTATGCAGGACACAAGGAGCTGGCACTCGACCGGGCTTAACCAGAGCGAACACGAGCGCACGGCGGTGGTGTGCCGATATGCGCCATGGTGGCTGTCTGGGAATGAGTTTGGCAACTTGCACTCGGGCGGCCACACACTAAGGACCTACGTGCCGCGAGAGGTTTTCGCCAGGTTCTCCCCGGAGCTGAAGCTGCTGTATCGGCACCTCGCCGAGGGCGAGGAGGATGTGCTACAGCCAGAGAACCAACACAAGGCGTTGCGCGCCAGGTTTGTGGATCAACCGGAACTGCGCCATCCAGACCGCATCGGCGACAATAGCCACATCGTCGCCGGGGACATGAGCGTTGAGGAATGGGAACGCAGCCGGGGCGAGTCTGCCAGATGA